In the genome of Flaviflexus ciconiae, one region contains:
- a CDS encoding DNA-3-methyladenine glycosylase I, whose product MVVQAEQSSDLRRDQYSSANPRIDDISKGPQVSRFLHVGPVTMYALMQAVGIVNDHPKGRGGVR is encoded by the coding sequence GTGGTCGTACAGGCCGAGCAATCATCCGACCTACGACGAGATCAATATTCCAGCGCAAATCCCCGAATCGATGACATTAGCAAAGGACCTCAAGTCTCGCGTTTCCTACACGTCGGACCGGTCACGATGTATGCGCTGATGCAGGCCGTGGGGATCGTGAACGATCATCCAAAGGGTCGTGGAGGCGTCCGATAG
- a CDS encoding DNA-3-methyladenine glycosylase I — MREAFSNFDVDTVAAFDASDIGRLLEDERIIRNRRKVISIIANAQATVELRNDPTLASRGRLESGFQRSCGRTGRAIIRPTTRSIFQRKSPNR, encoded by the coding sequence ATGCGCGAAGCATTCAGCAACTTCGATGTCGATACGGTGGCCGCTTTTGACGCCTCCGATATCGGCAGACTGTTGGAAGACGAGAGAATCATCCGGAACCGTCGGAAGGTCATTTCTATCATCGCGAATGCTCAGGCAACCGTTGAGCTGAGGAATGATCCAACCCTGGCAAGTAGGGGACGACTTGAGTCGGGCTTCCAGCGCTCGTGTGGTCGTACAGGCCGAGCAATCATCCGACCTACGACGAGATCAATATTCCAGCGCAAATCCCCGAATCGATGA